From Brassica oleracea var. oleracea cultivar TO1000 chromosome C3, BOL, whole genome shotgun sequence, a single genomic window includes:
- the LOC106330911 gene encoding tubulin alpha-3 chain-like has protein sequence MKHQMYVPKEDAKNLIIALFGFLGGDTTVDALFVDLEPTVLNEVCAGTYRQLFPPGQLISWNNFVEGYYTVGKGIVDLCLDGVIELAGNDSHLQVFFGFWFRISVFERLFVDYGHKSKLGTTSYPLVSTAAIKPNNTVRLPHSLLGKSLHFTKFCELNLAVVVR, from the exons ATGAAACACCAAATGTATGTTCCGAAAGAAGACG CGAAGAACCTGATCATAGCTTTGTTTGGGTTCCTTGGTGGTGATACTACGGTTGATGCTTTATTCGTTGATCTCGAGCCCACTGTTCTCAATGAAGTCTGTGCAGGAACTTACCGTCAGCTTTTCCCTCCTGGGCAGCTTATCTCTTGGAACAACTTTGTCGAAGGCTATTATACTG TTGGAAAGGGTATTGTTGACCTTTGTCTTGATGGTGTGATAGAACTTGCAGGCAACGATAGTCACTTGCAAGTGTTCTTTGGGTTCTGGTTTAGGATCTCTGTGTTCGAACGTTTGTTTGTAGATTATGGACACAAGTCTAAACTTGGAACCACCTCTTATCCTCTG GTTTCTACTGCTGCTATAAAGCCTAACAACACAGTTCGCTTGCCGCATTCTCTACTTGGAAAATCCCTCCATTTTACTAAATTTTGCGAGCTCAATCTTGCGGTTGTGGTGCGCTGA